Sequence from the Amaranthus tricolor cultivar Red isolate AtriRed21 chromosome 1, ASM2621246v1, whole genome shotgun sequence genome:
CTCAAATTTgtactcattttatttttatttttttttttctataattttgttgcaaatatttaaagtaatttcaattttcattaatttatagaaaaaaatcAGATTCAATCTTTTCCctcctttattttcatttgttttctttCAAAGTTTCCACCTTTCTGCTGAAATTTGCTatctttttagttatttttcatCCATTTATTGAAAAAATAGAGAATAAAACATATTAAGTCCTACCTTTCTTctgaaattttctattttttgtactttttggGCAAAAATTTCATGTGGGTTGTGCCAATTTCTTGAAGAAAGATAGTCAAAACAGCTTCAACCCTTTCCCCACCTTTTAAAGTTTCTATCTTTCTGCTGGAATTTGCAaactttttacatttttttttaattttagagcAGAAATTTCATGTgggttttttcaatttattgaaaacacattttaaaaattgttggaGAAGGAAAAAGATGTATCCAAGGTTCATTCAACCTCATCATCATAATCAGCAACACCAGCAACAACTTCATGAATCTTTAGGTGTAATGGCGGGTCCCATTGATGAAATTCATCAAGTGGGTCCTACTACAACAACTTCTGCCGGTGACCCAAGACTTGTGTTGACTTCTGATCCAAAGCCTCGTCTCAGATGGACTGCTGACCTCCATGAACGTTTTGTTGATGCTGTTACTCAGCTTGGAGGACCCCACAGTCAGTTTTCTCTCTCCTTTGACTTTTCCTCTTGCTGGATCTGCTAATTTTTGGGGTGTGTGTGTTATTATGGTTGTTTGGTGTTtgaatttgaacaaaataaggtttttttggtttgattttttggGGTTGGTggtttatgttgatattattgtgCATTTATGATTCTGGATAGTTGAccatttttttttggtattatGATGCTTTCTTttcataaatttgttttttttctcttaattgTGAAATGGgttgttttttatttatggaataaATGTGggcaaaaatttatttttttatgtttttcctgtgtgtttatttttttaaaatattactcCCCCTCCCTTTGATTTAGCTCCATAATAatacaaaaagaaaaacttTTCACTTTGATTTTCGCAATGTAGCAAAGTGATGAAGGAGTATGATACTGTGGAAGGGAGCTTAGTATGTTGATGAATTTGTGgcattgtatgatatgatgaaTTTATGATTGTACCACAAAATAATTTAGACGCTACATTTGCTTTTTGAGGAGTTGATTCCATTTAGAGATTCTGGTGGAGTGTAAAAAGGGGttgttaaaaaaaatgcatcattgctcacaaattcttgtatgagacgagATGCACCTTATACATGAACTGAcccaataatacaaattattagtgTATGGcattcttgttttgaggtcgtcttacCGAGAGTCGGTCTGTCACAATAGTTCCTCATCATTATTAGAATGAGGGAATTCTTTGGGTCATTGGGTGTGCTTTCTGTATTTAGGTTTTCTTAGATTCTTCAAAAAGTAAAAATGTTTGAGTATCACAGATTCACAGTTATGGCCTTCTCGATATGAACCATAGACAAAAGTATTAATTGAAGCTAGAAAGGTTGGGAAGtgttatttgatttaatttgatgATTCTTTAGTCTTTACAAAAGGATTTATTGAAGCTAGAAAGATTTGGAAGTTGGTGTAATGAAAGTTGTTAATGCTTGCATTTGTTGAATAATGTAGCTTTTAAAGGGAAACGTTAAGATCTTTTCGTATTGAAGGTTATATGAATCCTTTCTGGTTATGGTGTTGTAGGTAATCATACATTTTAAGGAACCTGTGTTTTTGGCGAACGATGCTAATAGCGTAGCTGAAGTTGATTGTTAAGACCTTCCTTTGACATATATCATTTTGAGGTTGCCACTCTGTGATTTGAGCGATAATAAAGTAAATGTTTTATCTAGAGTTATTTGCAAAGGAGTTCAAAAATGTACTTTTACTTTAGGACATTTGAACAATAAAGACATGTGTCATCCATCACAACATCACTGAATGTTTGTCATATGAAGAAATCATAGGCTTTACTAGGATGACATGGGGTGAATGCTTAGGCATGAGGGTGAAGTGGAAGATTGAttctcttttgaaaagaaatccCTTGCGAGAGAATATGAATACGAACTATATTGATAGTTTCTCTAGTCTATAGGATTCACACTATGTTTGGAAAATACAGACAAAATTGATGGTTTGGTTATGTATTTTCTCTAGCTTCTAAATGGAAAATGCTTTCGCACCGTTTGGTTAatagtactaaatggtggtaatgagaatgatttatagtgtaaaattttatcaaaagttccatatcattcctatggtaatgaaactttgatcacaaaaaagtttttttgtttacaaatttccattatcacttaataccacctctctcaatggtaatgcgttggaatgaattttataaagaaaataagatgattgaaattggacaagcatggtatgatatgatatgatatgttatattatTGTAAAATTCATTTTCTTGTCCCAATGGTATGATATCACACAATCGTTAGTTTTAGTAAGCTTGCTCCCCATGGTATGATATGTTATATTGTTGTTGCCATGTTGTatgtcaagaaatcaactcaatcaaaagcttaagctgatggttggaTTCCAAATATATGTTCTATACTCTTTCATGATCCCTCACACGAGTGTCATTTatgctagaagtgtggatgttaCACATGCCCTTTTCATACTCGGCGCATGCCCTTCTCATACTCGACGCATGCCCTTCTCATACTCgacgctaaatatttcacttggAATTGAAATGAGGGGTGGATGAGGTTCAAATCCGTGACTTGTCGTCATGTTGGCTTCTAATAGCATGTTAAGAAATAAACTGATAAATGAAATCCTAAAACATGTTCTATACTCTATTAGAATATACAATATCTCTCTTGTTGACATGCAAATAGACTTCATAAGATATGTTATTGTGGCTTGAAAATGTTCTCTATAGTTTCTGTTATCATTGGCAAGTTAAACCTTTATACTGAGCTTTGTGCCTTATTTTGGTTTCATCGTCTGGAAATGAAATTTCTATGCAGAAGCTACACCGAAGGCTATAATGCGGACAATGGGTGTGAAGGGATTGACCCTTTTCCATTTGAAAAGTCACCTTCAGGTATATTATATTTGTCTCAAAATTATCTTCCCCGGTATCAACATTAATCAACTTTGAAATAGAATTGTTTTATCAACTTGCTGGTGTGTTTCTGTTTGGTAATTGTCTTTGTTGCATGACAGAAATACAGATTAGGTAAGCAATCTGGGAAAGATACGGGTGAGACTCCTAAAGATGGTGCGTATTacactaaaattttctattttattactCTCGAAGATCGATTCCTATGCAATATTCAATGCTGTAAAATgaaattcttaaattttttcttcGTTTTATTGTTTGGTTTCGAATTATAATGAATACtattaaaatgactcattaaatcatgtgtgtTTGTTATTTAGTTTATACGAAGTTACAACTGATGTTTGCTATGAAGGGTCACttaaaacaacctctttgttatcactaacaagggtaaggtttcGTAGATACGACCCCACCAAAACTCGCATAAATGAGAGTCGCTTCATAAAATTGGGGTAATGTAATGTAATTGATCTTGATTAGCACTCATTAGTAGTCACTGGTCACCACTATATGCAACTTGTCATTCCTTCGATATGCAAGTAACTACGTTGGCAATTGGCAAAGGTATCATATCTGTAGGAGATGTCCCGCCTTGACGTTTGCAATGCTTGTTAGTAGTTAAGTATCATGAAATTGTCTCGCATCCGATCAGGTTCTATATGTGAGACACACAATTCAAGCATTCGATTTTGTTCGAAAGCAAAATATGGATTGATAACTTAATTTGGAAAATTCATTGCTTTTCATTACTGATCATCAATGATAATGACCTAAGGGATGTCGGCTTCATACCATTTGGAGAGCCCTCGGACGAGTAATTCTTCTTCAAGCTTGCCAACACCCGACATGGATGAGTAAGAGTTTGTGAATCTTGTTCTTTGGTAAGTGACTATAATCTTTTACTTTTTACCCAATATCACTTCATGGTGAATTCGGCTTGCTTGAAGGGGTTTTAAACTCAAGGAAGCGTTGAGAACTCAAATGGAGGTGCAGACTAAACTACATTTGCAGGTTGAGGTATGAAAAATTACACTCaatttttatcagtttttttttCTGCATGACATTTATCAGTTATTTTTTGTGTGGAAGTTTTGATGATAGTTGATCAATTTGattacacaaattctcaaatgagacggtTTTATGGTGAGGTCATTTCTATTGAACTTGATCCAATGTACACTTATAGTCCTTTATAAACCAAACTCTTGTTCTCTAGATATTTTAAGTTTGACCCCGCTCGAGATTGAGCCGAAACTTGTCCGAAAATTAGTGGGTCATAATTATGAACTATTTTTTTGACCCTGACCATCGTAACCCAAACCTGACCGTTTCGACctattttcctaattttttcaGTTTTACGTCATCATTTTTTTGTCGGGATTTTCTATATATTTAGTCTATGTTACtcagactcttcattttgcttcatgtACCCTTGTCCGATCCTtaatgctcggacattggtatgacatTTAGACACTTCATTGTAggtgtaaaattgaatatttagacgtattcgACATTTGGACATGTGccagtatccaacatcagtatccgagtccaagtaacagtTTTTAGTCaacttttttgtgtttgattcaATATTTCTTTGCTAGTCCCGTTctataagaaaatattttctactaaAACAAAGCCTTGAAGTCGgtcataattataaatattttttttgagaaaatgtTCATGATAATAACACTTTTTTGAACACTCCTTGATAGGACGACATGAATCACCCGAAATTGACCCGAATGAAAATGACAAACCTAAACCCTGCCTACACGACGGTTTTGATAGGCCCACTGTTGTCTTTTCAAGTAGTAGTATTGTATCAAAGGCCATTGCAGGCTATCTCATGCCACTATCCTAAACCTACCCCAACTCTTGTTTGATTTACTGCAGGCTGAGAAGCACTTACAGATACGACAAGATGCAGAACGAAGATATATGGCGATGCTTGAGAGAGCTTGTAAGATCCTTGCAGAACAATTCGTGGGGGTTTCTATTACCGAAGGCCACGGACAACACACCCTCCAAGGTCAGGCATCGGAAATTGTTTACACTTTACAAAATCACACACTGAGTAGTAGATTGAATAGTCCTACTGATCTAAATCCCCACCATAGGGATGATTGCTCTGCTGAAAGCTGCTTGACATGAAATATGTCTTTCGAGATTTTCAGAGTGATTTTCTAGCCGCAGCGCGAGAACGCAAGAATGGGTTTGATTCTGCTAGTGTTCGGGATTTTGTTTGAAGGACTAGCCGACTGCAAATATTGACGTCTTCATCTATACATAGGCCGGAGTCGAAAGTTACACTCATAAATCTTGGCCAAAGTGCTTAAATGGTGCTTATTAGTATGTGTTATTCGGTTAACTTAGTAAGTGACATAGTTCTTCCCTGAAGAACATAGAATTTGTAGGGTAGATTTAAAAATATGCTTGTACAATCATTTGTTAATGTTTCTAACATGAAGATGTTCTTCCACATTCCACAACATATTTTATCTAACTTTCCTCAACTTCACTCTCCATAGATTGTCATTCTTATGGttattaattactttatcactaattctttattgacattGTTTCACCATGAGGCGTCTTCAATTGGATAAGCCCAACTTCCTTAGAAAGTACTGTTGCCCTGttcaattaaaatttcattgtttttttatgtttctttACTAATGAGCTGCTTGTATGGGCCCGTCTCACGATAAAacggtttcatacaagacttaCTACTACTATGTATCTTTGTttccatttttatttgattataatgCTTGATGTTACATTATGCAAACATGTGTGCATCATTCATTTACAAATGCATTAAACATTCAAGCACTCATCATCAAATCGAAATCAAACACAAAGCTCTTTGACATGAAAATTCATCATTTGATTGACCAGTTCAATGAGCCGCTAATAAATCAAAGAGTAGTCATGTAGGCCTAGCATCATTTTTGAATTGCCCTTTATTATTAGGATCTAATACAAAGAGGGCACATAAATATTCATCAAATAGGACACAAGTAATAGTTGCTTGATACTCCAATAACTAAGTACCTAATTATGACCAATTGCAACAACGAAACCCAAAAGTTCCTCAATAAATTGaccataacacacacacacaactaATAGTATCTTATGCTAACTAATAGTATCTAAGATAAAGTTAAtaccttaatttttttgttaatagtatatgataaaaatatacaaaattaatataaaatattacattGTACACATATGAAGGGTGGCTATGATGCATGTTGAGTGGATATGGCCATATGGGAAGGGGCAAATGTATATATGGTGGATAAGACCTCATACCACCAAACATCAAATTCATATCTATAACGCCGTAAACACGGTGCAAAACTCATATAATTATATTCCACCTGTTTACCATTCATACTTATAAGAGTGTgtaaagaataaaaaacaaattcatctcTCTATCTCAATTTACTgggtaatattttttcaatgctcataattaatatttatactaGTATATGGCTATTTCTCGTGAGTCGTGATAAATTGAATAGTAgaaaaataaaaccctaataaaCCCATGTCATCTCTGACTAAACTCTATTTTATTATACCGATTGGACTTCTCTAAATTCATTCTGAGTAGGAAATATTCGATTTTATTCTGACTTTAATGCAGTAAAACTTGAGAGAAATCAGTGAACCGTTTCAGTTTTAGGTATGTTAAGTTTAAGCTTCAATTAGTGTGCAAGTGTTGCAGTAAGTGTCATTTGTGCAAGCCAACTGTTTGATGAAATGCGCAAGTGAGATTCAGCAGTGATCATTGTATGATTGGATTGGTTTTTTTGGGAAGTGGGTTAATGTTCTCATTCAACACAGTGTTGAGGAAATTTCGatcaatttttataagaaaatttcATATTGGAACTGATGTGAGCAAGTACAATTTATGTGCATTCCTTAATTCTTGTACAAAAATTAGAAATTGCCAATTGGGTTTGCAAATTCATGCTAAGATAGTT
This genomic interval carries:
- the LOC130822623 gene encoding protein PHR1-LIKE 2-like isoform X2, producing MYPRFIQPHHHNQQHQQQLHESLGVMAGPIDEIHQVGPTTTTSAGDPRLVLTSDPKPRLRWTADLHERFVDAVTQLGGPHKATPKAIMRTMGVKGLTLFHLKSHLQKYRLGKQSGKDTGETPKDGMSASYHLESPRTSNSSSSLPTPDMDEGFKLKEALRTQMEVQTKLHLQVEAEKHLQIRQDAERRYMAMLERACKILAEQFVGVSITEGHGQHTLQGMIALLKAA
- the LOC130822623 gene encoding protein PHR1-LIKE 2-like isoform X1, coding for MYPRFIQPHHHNQQHQQQLHESLGVMAGPIDEIHQVGPTTTTSAGDPRLVLTSDPKPRLRWTADLHERFVDAVTQLGGPHKATPKAIMRTMGVKGLTLFHLKSHLQKYRLGKQSGKDTGETPKDGMSASYHLESPRTSNSSSSLPTPDMDEGFKLKEALRTQMEVQTKLHLQVEAEKHLQIRQDAERRYMAMLERACKILAEQFVGVSITEGHGQHTLQGQASEIVYTLQNHTLSSRLNSPTDLNPHHRDDCSAESCLT
- the LOC130822623 gene encoding protein PHR1-LIKE 2-like isoform X3 — translated: MYPRFIQPHHHNQQHQQQLHESLGVMAGPIDEIHQVGPTTTTSAGDPRLVLTSDPKPRLRWTADLHERFVDAVTQLGGPHKATPKAIMRTMGVKGLTLFHLKSHLQKYRLGKQSGKDTGETPKDGMSASYHLESPRTSNSSSSLPTPDMDEGFKLKEALRTQMEVQTKLHLQVEAEKHLQIRQDAERRYMAMLERACKILAEQFVGVSITEGHGQHTLQE